A region from the Lolium perenne isolate Kyuss_39 chromosome 4, Kyuss_2.0, whole genome shotgun sequence genome encodes:
- the LOC127294478 gene encoding uncharacterized protein gives MAPQPPLHPLNAFDSFRGLPPGVGEPSRFSSNPTFDLAFLMAAFKGDLRRVKQAARAMGRGAEGRRLAEKMGSVMDGSGMRLIHIAALGGSLPVCRYLLEDLGLDVDVDGPSGETAIEAAIARENVELVRLFLDQGADTEKLDKKECTLLHFATKVGNYEIVKLLLSKGARVNAINLGGTALHVAASDGRDDIVKILLDHGAYHNIALSGTDYTALVLATIERSMKCVKLLLEAGADVDGIGKETPLMIAATAGSTDILKCLVLAGADANVTDTYGRTPIEIVALSGRREDVEILFPFTSRLSNVRDWSVDGVIGHVISAPPVKEAMLASAKSKAHKAFKNGNYLVATKIYDEAMVLDPGNASLLSNRSLCWLRFGDARKALSDAQLCRMMRPGWPKAYYREGTALMLLKDYEKACGAFLEGVKLEPWNTEIEEGLREALESLKTSGSSTGKDLLDQHQLVGTVN, from the exons ATGGCGCCCCAGCCGCCTCTCCACCCTCTCAACGCCTTCGATAGCTTCAGGGGCCTCCCTCCCGGCGTCGGTGAACCGAGCCGATTCTCCTCCAACCCTACCTTCGACCTGGCTTTCCTCATGGCGGCATTCAAAGGAGATCTCCGTCGAGTCAAGC AGGCGGCGAGGGCTATGGGCAGGGGCGCGGAAGGCCGCCGCCTCGCTGAGAAGATGGGGTCGGTCATGGACGGCTCCGGCATGCGCCTGATTCACATCGCCGCCCTCGGCGGGAGCCTGCCCGTGTGCCGCTACCTGCTCGAGGACCTCGGATTGGACGTTGATGTCGATGGCCCGTCCG GCGAAACAGCTATTGAGGCTGCTATAGCCCGTGAAAATGTTGAATTGGTGCGTTTGTTTCTTGATCAAGGTGCTGACACAGAGAAGCTCGACAAAAAAGAGTGTACTCTTCTCCATTTCGCCACCAAAGTAG GAAACTATGAAATAGTAAAGCTCTTACTGTCCAAAGGAGCTCGCGTAAATGCAATAAATCTGGGTGGGACAGCACTGCACGTTGCTGCTTCTGATGGGCGGGATGATATTGTGAAGATTTTGTTGGACCACGGTGCGTAT CATAATATAGCTTTGAGTGGTACTGATTATACAGCTCTTGTGCTTGCTACTATCGAACGCTCAATGAAATGTGTTAAGCTCCTGCTTGAG GCCGGTGCTGATGTAGATGGTATTGGTAAAGAGACACCCTTAATGATCGCGGCCACTGCTGGCTCAACTGACATCCTTAAGTGCTTGGTTCTGGCTGGTGCAGATGCTAATGTTACTGACACT TATGGACGCACTCCTATAGAAATTGTTGCACTTTCTGGTAGGCGTGAGGATGTCGAAATTCTATTTCCATTCACTTCACGTTTGTCTAATGTGCGTGACTGGAGTGTCGATGGAGTTATTGGGCATGTAATATCAGCGCCTCCAGTGAAG GAAGCTATGCTTGCTAGTGCTAAATCTAAAGCACACAAGGCGTTCAAGAATGGGAATTATCTTGTTGCAACAAAAATTTATGATGAG GCAATGGTACTTGACCCTGGTAATGCGTCCTTGCTTTCAAATAGGAGCCTATGTTGGCTTCGCTTTGGTGATGCGAGGAAGGCCTTGAGTGATGCTCAACTTTGCAGGATGATGCGACCTGGCTGGCCAAAGGCCTACTATCGTGAAGGAACTGCCCTGATGTTACTGAAG GACTATGAAAAGGCTTGTGGTGCATTTCTTGAAGGTGTTAAATTGGAGCCATGGAACACAGAGATTGAAGAAGGCCTACG AGAGGCCTTGGAATCCTTGAAGACATCTGGCAGTAGCACTGGAAAAGATTTGCTGGATCAGCACCAGCTAGTAGGCACTGTAAACTAG
- the LOC127347365 gene encoding protein NUCLEAR FUSION DEFECTIVE 4-like, translating to MALACLMILSASGATYAFGIYSTALKSSLGYDQRTLNTLAFFKDLGSNVGIIAGLLNEVAPTPAVLAVGAVMNLAGYLMVYLAIAGRTARPPLWLMCAYICAGANSQSFAGTGALVTCVKSFPGSGRGIVLGLLKGYVGLSGAIITQLYLAIYGADDAKSIVLLIAWLPAAVSVVFLPIVRVMPSPRRDEHDGAFFRFLYISVALASYILVMIVIQKQTSFSHAAYAASATALLLLLILPLLTVVVRQEYCRFKKGELQEEESLPGPPTTSVTVDKPIASLQVTEHRPPTASYSCPGSCLKDMSNPPAYGKDYTIPQALVSVDMLVLFLTTICGVGGTLTAIDNLGQIGQSLGYPAQSVNTFVSLVSVWNYAGRVTAGFASEALLARHGLPRPLALTLVLLLSCAGHLLIALAVPRSLYAASIIVGFCFSAQWPLLYAIISEVFGLKYYATLYNLGAAASPVGAYVLNVRVAGRLYDAEAARQRRHGLDGESRTCMGAACFRESFLIITAVTVAGAIVSLVLVWRTWSFYKGDIYAKFRVDVVAAEQRPGESEPKVVSRRDRTN from the coding sequence ATGGCGTTGGCGTGCCTAATGATCCTGTCGGCGTCGGGGGCGACGTACGCCTTCGGCATCTACTCGACAGCGCTCAAGTCGTCGCTGGGCTACGACCAGCGCACGCTCAACACGCTCGCCTTCTTCAAGGACCTCGGCAGCAACGTCGGCATCATCGCGGGCCTCCTCAACGAAGTCGCGCCGACTCCGGCCGTGCTGGCTGTGGGCGCAGTCATGAACCTCGCCGGCTACCTCATGGTCTACCTCGCCATCGCGGGCCGCACCGCGCGCCCGCCGCTCTGGCTCATGTGCGCCTACATCTGCGCGGGGGCGAACTCGCAGTCCTTCGCCGGCACCGGCGCGCTCGTCACCTGCGTCAAGAGTTTCCCGGGGAGCGGCCGCGGCATCGTCCTCGGCCTGCTAAAGGGCTACGTCGGACTCAGCGGCGCAATCATCACGCAGCTCTACCTCGCCATCTACGGCGCTGACGATGCCAAGTCGATCGTGCTGCTCATAGCCTGGCTCCCCGCTGCCGTCTCCGTCGTATTCCTCCCCATCGTCCGCGTCATGCCGTCACCGCGAAGGGACGAGCACGACGGCGCCTTCTTCCGCTTTCTCTACATTTCAGTCGCGCTCGCCTCGTACATCCTCGTCATGATCGTCATTCAGAAGCAGACCAGCTTCTCGCACGCCGCCTACGCCGCGTCGGCCACCGCGCTGCTCCTCCTGCTCATCCTTCCCCTGCTTACCGTCGTCGTCCGGCAGGAGTACTGCCGGTTCAAGAAGGGGGAGCTCCAGGAAGAAGAGTCCCTGCCCGGACCGCCGACGACATCGGTGACCGTCGATAAGCCAATCGCTTCCCTGCAGGTGACAGAGCATCGGCCGCCGACGGCGTCTTATTCTTGCCCGGGCTCTTGCTTGAAGGACATGTCCAACCCGCCAGCGTACGGGAAGGACTACACCATCCCGCAGGCGCTTGTGAGCGTCGACATGCTGGTGCTGTTCCTGACCACCATCTGCGGCGTCGGGGGGACGCTGACGGCGATCGACAACCTGGGCCAGATCGGGCAGTCGCTGGGATACCCGGCGCAAAGCGTCAACACCTTCGTCTCCCTCGTCAGCGTCTGGAACTACGCCGGCCGGGTCACGGCCGGGTTCGCGTCGGAGGCCCTGCTGGCGCGGCACGGGCTCCCGCGGCCGCTCGCGCTCACGCTGGTGCTCCTCCTCTCCTGCGCCGGACACCTCCTCATCGCGTTAGCCGTGCCGCGCTCGCTCTACGCCGCCTCTATCATCGTCGGCTTCTGCTTCAGCGCGCAGTGGCCGCTGCTCTACGCCATCATCTCCGAGGTGTTCGGGCTCAAGTACTACGCCACGCTCTACAACCTCGGCGCAGCAGCCAGCCCCGTAGGCGCCTACGTGCTTAACGTGCGCGTCGCCGGGCGGCTCTACGACGCGGAGGCCGCGAGGCAGCGCCGGCACGGCCTAGACGGCGAGAGCAGGACGTGCATGGGCGCGGCGTGCTTCAGGGAATCGTTTCTCATCATAACGGCCGTGACCGTGGCCGGCGCGATCGTGTCGCTGGTGCTGGTGTGGAGGACGTGGAGCTTCTACAAGGGAGACATCTACGCCAAATTCAGGGTCGACGTCGTAGCTGCCGAGCAGCGGCCGGGGGAGTCGGAGCCAAAAGTTGTAAGCAGGAGAGACAGGACGAACTAG